AATCCGTTCATTTACTAGCTTCATCCCACTCCTCCCACTCTATAGCATGTAACCGACCTCACCATCTTCATATGTAACCGGCCGCCATTACCAGGAAAGCTATCAAAGAGATGAAAATCTTCAGAAAAGTACACCTAGCTTCTCGGCCCAATGACGAGCTCCAACAACAAGGTCTCCACTTCCTTTTTTTTCCAGTTGTTAATATCTCTTTTCTGACTATATTCTTACATGTTTCCAGAAGAACACACAAGCGAATGATTTTGAAGATATCAGTGAGATTATTAAAGCACTAAACATCTCGACGGATGACTTTGCTATTAGAACGACCAGATTCTGGAAAATCAACTTTGCTCCTGGTTCTAGCAGATAAAAGTTTAAAGGTTAGTTAACCCATGAAGTTATTTAATATGCTCTAATATTCACATGAATCGTATGTTtgatatctttttttaatttaatggtCACATGTGTATTAAAAGgttttatttttcagataaaATTAGCCTTTTGATTTTTACATAAAACGTTTGTGAGAAGTGAGAATCTTCTATATAAAGTTTAGTTGCAGATTATAGGATCTTAGTTACTCCGAAAAGCCACACAGAGGATCTTAGCAAACCTTAGTTCTCTGCAGTACTGAACACTTTTTCCGACTCCCTGATGCCCCCCCCCCTCTTGCCATACGCTTCAATAATGCCACTTCTTTTGAAAAGTTGACGGAATCCACAAAGCCGAAACCAACTGAACTTTTCCGGGTTTCGTCCGTCGGACCAACTACGTGCTTAGGCGAACACCAACAGACAGCTACCTGGtatgtttttatgattttaggaGTTAGTTGGTTTCTGTTATATCACATACTTACAGATTTCCACTTAACAATTTTTTAGACATACTTGGTGAGGTAAGTGCAGTCAGGAGCACAATCAACGACCGTTCACAGGGGTCTCAACATGTAATGCGCTTACTCTACGTCTAGAGAGGTACTTAGGATTGTTTAATCTCGAGTGGTTATAGTCTATATTCATACGTATGCCTACTGTTGTCTCAACATCATTGCATTTTTTTCAGGGATGTAACCCTCTGTGTCAGTATATTTGACTCCTTAGCTATTTCctttcataaataattttaaagctacagaaGTGAGCCAAAAATTGTCCTTGCCACCAGCATTAATCCAAAGATAGTTGGAGGTTGTAAATTTTACTATGTGtagtttattcattttaatataGCTTTGGAGTAATGCATTgcatataatttgtttttgaccGGATATAACTTCACATAAATTTGATGTATTCTTTGTAGGCCGGCTATTTCTGAGCTTAACATCTGGAACACATATTTACTTTGACACTGAGACAGCTCTAGGAAAAGAGAAGTTTGACAAGTAAGTACCACTCATTTTAAACACCATTTCGTCCACTTAGATTGTATTGGCATCTGATTTCCTCTTTCTTTGACTGTCTTCTCCCACTTAATAACCCCTACCAGACTGAGCTGATGGCACAGAGCAGACGGCAGCGTCGTCAAAGGTAGCTCATGTCCAGAAAATTGAGCCACTCACCATCTCTGAGCTTAATGAATATGTGATCGCTGCCCAGCCTCAGGCATATTCACTTATGTAAATTGAAAACCTCTGGAAATTACACTACTCATTATACATGTTCTTTGACGTTCCACAGATAGTTGAGTTTCTCTGCGTTCCAGCTCAAGCTAACCGAGGTTAATTAACAAGACATTCTCTCAATGATTGTTCTCTATATTACATGATTAAAAGGTGTTAATGTGTTTTGATCATCTCTTTGTTCCACAGTCTAAAGGACCTTAAAGCGTTCGCAGAAGCAATAGATGTGGTTAGAGACAAAGGTGTTGCTATGGCTGTGGCTGTGGCGTCCGCCGAAGACATTGATGCGGCGAACGTGCACGTCCAAACTTTTTCAGAGGTGAAGAAAGCTCTCTAAGCTGATAAGTTTTACTGTAATAAGATTGAGAATCTCTATTAGATTTGTTTCTCTGCTGCGAGGGAGTGTATTGGCAAAGCTAATATATTAAACGTGCGTAAAAAACTTTGTAGAATATGAGAGCGTAAAAAACTTGGTAGAATTGCACTCAGAAATTTCACCGTTGGAATTTTGCTAGAAAGCTTACCAAAAAACTATTTGATGTAATAACTCTGTAATactaaataaattttcaaaataattctGGGCGAAACTTTTCTAAATCTACATTTAAATCTAAATAACTTAACCTAATAATTTTACCAAAAGTTAACAACTTGCATCAATatcaatacatattttaattttaaaacaaacatacTTAAATAGTTACATATTCAGATAtctttaattagtatatatatctttaacttacggcatatttattaatttagatttttttttgtaatttaaaatctttttcCTTTAATGTgtcctatatatattaatttttaatatcaattttCAAGTGAATAATTATTCTTAAACAGTACCTTTCTTAGGGTTTGCGGGCTTAAAgaaatgcttgaaaatatagtattaaatattttttttaccagccaaaaatttattattaattagtatcagttaaaatattatatagattttatCCAAAAATGACACAAACGttaatttttattcaattttgattaattttaaaaaaagagTTTCATTCAAAAATGACACAAACGTTATACACACAgatcatcaaaaacaaaataaataatcaataaGTGTATGCCAATTAAACGTTAAACAatttccgcgcgtagcgcggacatcGAATCTAGTAATAATAAGTTGCTTATATATTAAACGAGGAAGAGCAAAGAGAGAGCAGACTAATTAATCGGAACCAGAAGCGCGCCAAGACCACCAAAACCCTAAATTCGCACGATGCCAGAGCTGCCGGAGGTAGAGGCGGCGAGGAGAGCGATAGAGGATAACTGTCTCGGAAAGAAGATCAACCGAGTCCTCATCGCCGACGACAACAAAGTGATCGATGGAATCTCGCCCTCCGATTTCCAGAACTCAATCCTCGGGAAAACCATCGTCTCTGCTCGTAGGAAGGGCAAAAACCTCTGGCTCGAGTTGGATTCTCCGCCGTTCCCTTCTTTCCAATTCGGTAATAAACAATCTAAAGGGTTTTTGATAGATTGAAATCGAACATGCAGCACTGTTCATAGTTAAAGTCTCGACCTTTATTGGTTTTGAATGATGGGGTTTGTTCAGGTATGGCTGGTGCTATCTACATCAAAGGCGTTGCAGTTACTAAATATAAAAGGTGAAGGGCTTTGCTGCAAGTATACATTGTTTAGTTCCTATGAATAAAAGATTGATATGCATTTGTTTGTATAGGTCTGCTGTTAAGGATTCAGAGGAGTGGCCATCTAAGTACTCAAAGTTCTTTGTTGAGGTTTGAAGAAATTTTGGAAaaagtcttttgtttttttaattgattactTGCTTCTGTCATGATGAATTCGGATTTTAATGTTTACAGCTTGATGATGGTTTGGAGCTTTCATTTACTGACAAGCGGAGATTTGCCAAAGTTCGGCTTTTGGAAAATGTATTAACTCTTTATCTTGCTTGCTTTTCTTTACTAAGCTTGATCTTGTGGTTGATTTATTGTTTTCTAATTGATGTTCGCTATTGCAGCCGGTTTCTGTGCGTCCAATATCAGAGCTTGGTCCTGATGCCTTGTTGGAGCCTATGACAGTTGATGAATTTGCCAAAAGCTTAGCTAAGAAGAAGATAGCCATCAAACCTCTCCTACTTGATCAGGTTCAGAGTTCGTTTCATTTTTCCTCTTGGATTCTATTCTATGCATTTTTCAGCTCTTTATTGTCCTTACTATTATCATCACAAACAACATTGAATTTGGATACTGACATAACTAAACCTGCAATAAACTTGAAATGATCTTCTGTTTGATTGAGGGTTTTCCTCTTCTTTTGCAGGCTTTCATTTCAGGTATTGGGAACTGGATTGCCGATGAAGTGCTGTACCAAGTAAGTTGACCTTTAACTTGAGATCAAATGAATCATCTATGCAACCACTCATTTGGTTCACAAAGTATTCACATTTTTGTACATTTTACGATTTGATTTACATGTTGTAGTATTCATGCCTGCTTGTCTTTCTCTTTCGCAGGCAAGAATCCACCCATTGCAGACTGCTTCTAGCCTCTCCAAAGAGAAATGTGAAGCCTTGCACACATCCATCAAAGAGGTAATACTCTTAACACCATTACCTACAAACCATGGGCATAATAGAACTATCTGTTAACTTGCATATGATGCATTGTGTATACGGGACTTAGAgagaaaacacacaaaacagACAAACGCATTTGTAGGTTATTCAACATGCGGTTCAAGTCAGTGCTGATAGCAAAGAGTTTCCTGTTGAATGGTTATTTCATTTTCGGTGGGGGAAAAAACCTGGGAATGTTAATGGTAAGCTATTTTCATCCACCTATGCATAGTTTTGATGAAGAGCCAAACTGGGGTTTTTGCAGGTGATAGAAAAAGCTGTGGAAGTTGATGCAGAGAGTAGTCAGTTTCCTAGTTACTGGATTTTTCATGCTAGGGAAGAGAAGCCAGGAAAAGCTTTTGTTGATGGTCTGAGCCCAGTTCATTATAATGTTTTGATCTTTCAAAACCTCCAACTTTGGTTGATAATCCACATAATAGTTGGCTTAAATGTCATGACAGTGATTTTTTGATGTAAGAGTATGTGATTGGTGATGAAGTCTGTTTTGGTTATTGCAGGGAAGAAGATTGATTTCATCACTGCTGGTGGAAGGGTAAGTGTATCTAATACATTGTTAGGCCACTGTTGGGTGTTTGATTCATGTGGTGAACTGAagaaatgtttttgtttgtttgtttttcttctgtAGACAACAGCTTATGTCCCAGAGCTGCAGAAACTCTCTGGGAAAGATGCGGAGAAAGCAGCGAAGGCTAAACCGGCTAAAAGGGGTGCAAAATCAAAAGaagacgatgaagaagaagaattggagAAAGAAGATGATAGTGATAAACCGAAGAATCAAAAACCTAAAGGTCGTGGTAAGAAGCCTGcactgaaaagaaaaacaaaagatagtgaGGATGAGGACGATGATGCtgatggtgaagaagatgaTAGTGACGCTGAAGAGGAAGTTGTGAAACCCAGAGGCCGTGGTACGAAGGCTGCGATTAAGAAGAAACCTGAAGAGAAAGCTGGTAACAAGAAGCCGAAGGGAAGGAGAAGTTAATAAGCCACTGACTCGaagatgtttattttttttctgtaaggATCTTATATTACTTTGCTTCCATGTTTGCGACGATGTACAACTACTAGTACTAGTTATATTAGGTGCACTAAGGCGTTGTCCATTACCTTGTTTAACTTTGGAAGTTAGAAAAATGAACGGAGGGCAGCAACTACTTTCTCTGGCCTGTAgacaaaaagtttcaaaaatttaggaatatttttataaaaaaaatcttaagtgAAGAGGAGCAGTATGGTGTAACATACCAGTCTTCCTGAGGCAAATGGCCAGCACCTTCGATGAGTTGAAGCTTGACATTTTGAGGGTTCTGTTTCTCAAACTCCTCTGCTATAGACTGAGAGAGGTACTTATCAGCTATTCCCCAAGCCAGAAGCGTAGGCTTGTCCCAGCTGCCTGATGAAAACCCATTTGCAATCTGACCCAAGGTGTCTCCGAAGTTGATCTTTTTAGCAGTCTCGAGTAAGGCTGATAACATCAGAAACTCACAGTGAGATGTCTCTTAAGATAAAACATCACTGAATCATCATAAGAAACGAGACGCTACCGAAGCCAGGCCCTCCGCTTGACAAATATGGTAGACGATACACATCAGCTTTCTCATTCTTCAAGACGTATCTATCAACACAGATAACAAGGCAAAGACCAGTTGAAGCACACGCATTTTG
This Brassica napus cultivar Da-Ae chromosome C6, Da-Ae, whole genome shotgun sequence DNA region includes the following protein-coding sequences:
- the LOC106406040 gene encoding formamidopyrimidine-DNA glycosylase isoform X1 encodes the protein MPELPEVEAARRAIEDNCLGKKINRVLIADDNKVIDGISPSDFQNSILGKTIVSARRKGKNLWLELDSPPFPSFQFGMAGAIYIKGVAVTKYKRSAVKDSEEWPSKYSKFFVELDDGLELSFTDKRRFAKVRLLENPVSVRPISELGPDALLEPMTVDEFAKSLAKKKIAIKPLLLDQAFISGIGNWIADEVLYQARIHPLQTASSLSKEKCEALHTSIKEVIEKAVEVDAESSQFPSYWIFHAREEKPGKAFVDGKKIDFITAGGRTTAYVPELQKLSGKDAEKAAKAKPAKRGAKSKEDDEEEELEKEDDSDKPKNQKPKGRGKKPALKRKTKDSEDEDDDADGEEDDSDAEEEVVKPRGRGTKAAIKKKPEEKAGNKKPKGRRS
- the LOC106406040 gene encoding formamidopyrimidine-DNA glycosylase isoform X2 codes for the protein MPELPEVEAARRAIEDNCLGKKINRVLIADDNKVIDGISPSDFQNSILGKTIVSARRKGKNLWLELDSPPFPSFQFGMAGAIYIKGVAVTKYKRSAVKDSEEWPSKYSKFFVELDDGLELSFTDKRRFAKVRLLENPVSVRPISELGPDALLEPMTVDEFAKSLAKKKIAIKPLLLDQAFISGIGNWIADEVLYQARIHPLQTASSLSKEKCEALHTSIKEVIQHAVQVSADSKEFPVEWLFHFRWGKKPGNVNGKKIDFITAGGRTTAYVPELQKLSGKDAEKAAKAKPAKRGAKSKEDDEEEELEKEDDSDKPKNQKPKGRGKKPALKRKTKDSEDEDDDADGEEDDSDAEEEVVKPRGRGTKAAIKKKPEEKAGNKKPKGRRS